The following are encoded in a window of Mycobacteroides chelonae CCUG 47445 genomic DNA:
- a CDS encoding TetR/AcrR family transcriptional regulator translates to MTSPVREPRMARGAARRESLLDAAIRLLAREGARAVTHRAVAAEAGTTHGIARYYFGTLDQLLEEALRRLATRQIEEVRALFTELPDAKISERIDRLARYVTETLSDDRDAAIARYEFFLEVARRPSLRATLDEWGTTQRAAFAQELRGAGVSSPEAAAADLLTAVNGLVLEQLALPIDDFEVSRLRPAIARFFPAH, encoded by the coding sequence ATGACGTCTCCGGTGCGCGAGCCACGCATGGCCCGGGGCGCTGCCCGCCGAGAGTCGCTTTTGGATGCCGCGATCCGTCTACTGGCACGTGAGGGTGCGCGCGCGGTGACGCACCGGGCGGTCGCCGCCGAGGCGGGGACAACTCATGGAATCGCCCGCTACTACTTCGGCACCCTCGATCAGCTCCTGGAGGAAGCGCTGCGGCGCTTGGCCACCCGGCAGATCGAAGAAGTGCGGGCGCTGTTCACCGAGCTGCCCGACGCGAAGATCTCCGAACGCATCGACCGGCTGGCCCGCTATGTCACCGAGACCCTGTCCGATGACCGCGACGCGGCAATCGCCCGCTACGAATTCTTCCTCGAGGTCGCTCGCCGCCCCAGCCTGCGGGCCACCCTTGACGAATGGGGCACCACCCAGCGCGCCGCCTTCGCCCAGGAGCTGCGCGGAGCCGGCGTGAGCAGTCCGGAGGCAGCTGCCGCCGACCTGCTCACCGCCGTCAACGGGCTGGTTCTTGAGCAGCTCGCGCTGCCCATCGACGACTTCGAGGTCTCGCGCCTGCGCCCCGCCATCGCGCGGTTTTTTCCTGCACATTGA
- a CDS encoding PPOX class F420-dependent oxidoreductase: MELHDAARALIGAGADATLVTINADGTPQVSVVWVALQSTPEGDELVAAHLSGNYKKLRNIRRDPHVAVTILAPSQPGQQREYLSVTGSARVVEGGAPELLSQLAIALLGSDEHFPPPGSPEGYLTRIRVESVGGHGPWAPQP, from the coding sequence ATGGAACTCCATGACGCCGCGCGCGCACTCATCGGGGCGGGTGCTGATGCCACACTCGTCACCATCAATGCCGACGGCACCCCACAGGTGTCCGTGGTGTGGGTTGCCTTGCAATCCACACCCGAGGGCGACGAGCTGGTGGCCGCTCATCTGTCCGGCAACTACAAGAAGCTGCGCAACATCCGGCGCGATCCCCACGTTGCCGTGACCATCCTGGCGCCCAGCCAGCCCGGACAGCAGCGCGAGTACCTGTCCGTGACCGGTTCCGCTCGGGTCGTAGAAGGCGGCGCACCCGAGCTGCTCAGCCAGCTGGCCATCGCCCTGCTGGGCTCCGACGAGCACTTCCCGCCGCCCGGCTCTCCCGAGGGGTATCTCACCCGCATCCGCGTCGAGTCGGTTGGCGGCCACGGCCCCTGGGCACCTCAACCCTGA
- a CDS encoding aldehyde dehydrogenase family protein, whose translation MIALDALGPGGEYRTRNREVITDVAGAPVAELSIVPPLYVSRSIRAQRKVKSFPCDRCNAALADAAAIFVDAHLGGLGFEQYVGVVSRVSGLPIAIARTSALGVADAVRGAADSVVPARPMGAAIDWRDERTRRGSAVWARRGEVLAVHASGNSPGVHSTWAQALALGYRVAIRPSRREPFTGHRLINALRQAGFRPEDALYLPTDHVGAAEIIAAADLAVVYGGQDVVDGYADDPTVLTNGPGRTKILITAEQDWRDYLDVIVESISGQGGMACTNATAVLYEGDPRPLAEAIAARLTTIPALPITDERAALPAQPVAAARRYAEHLATVSQGTTALLGAEQVVADLGDGSAVLRPAVHLLARPDISPLNTELAFPCVWVSPWTRADGLAPLRHSLVINAITKDEQLIDDLLNEPTVANVYSGRHLTSYAALDVPHDGFLADFLMRTKGIIRD comes from the coding sequence GTGATTGCACTTGACGCCCTTGGCCCCGGTGGCGAGTACCGCACCCGAAACCGTGAGGTGATCACCGATGTGGCCGGAGCCCCGGTCGCCGAGCTGAGCATTGTGCCCCCGCTGTATGTGAGCCGCAGCATCCGTGCGCAGCGCAAGGTCAAGTCCTTCCCCTGTGATCGGTGTAACGCCGCGCTGGCAGACGCTGCCGCGATCTTCGTTGACGCGCACCTCGGCGGCCTCGGCTTTGAGCAATACGTCGGGGTGGTCAGCCGGGTGTCGGGGCTACCGATCGCGATTGCGCGGACCAGTGCGCTTGGTGTCGCAGACGCGGTACGGGGCGCCGCTGATTCGGTGGTGCCTGCCCGCCCGATGGGTGCGGCCATCGACTGGCGCGACGAGCGCACCCGGCGAGGAAGCGCGGTGTGGGCGCGCCGCGGTGAGGTGCTCGCCGTGCACGCGTCGGGAAACAGCCCTGGTGTGCACAGCACGTGGGCGCAGGCACTGGCGCTGGGTTATCGAGTGGCCATTCGTCCATCGCGGCGTGAACCTTTCACCGGACACCGGCTTATCAATGCCTTACGCCAGGCCGGATTTCGGCCCGAAGATGCCCTCTATCTACCCACCGACCATGTAGGCGCGGCTGAGATCATCGCCGCCGCCGACCTCGCCGTCGTCTACGGCGGACAAGACGTCGTAGACGGCTATGCCGACGACCCGACAGTGCTGACGAACGGGCCGGGCCGCACCAAGATCCTGATCACCGCCGAACAGGACTGGCGCGACTACCTTGACGTCATCGTCGAGTCGATCAGCGGGCAGGGTGGGATGGCCTGCACCAACGCCACCGCCGTTCTCTACGAGGGCGATCCGCGACCGCTGGCGGAAGCGATCGCCGCCAGGCTGACGACGATCCCGGCGCTTCCGATCACCGATGAACGCGCCGCGCTACCGGCTCAGCCTGTTGCGGCGGCCAGGCGCTATGCCGAGCACCTGGCGACCGTATCTCAGGGCACCACAGCGCTGCTGGGCGCCGAGCAGGTGGTCGCAGACCTCGGCGACGGCTCAGCGGTACTGCGACCGGCAGTACACCTGCTGGCACGACCCGACATCAGCCCACTCAACACGGAGCTGGCGTTCCCATGCGTGTGGGTCTCACCGTGGACACGCGCCGACGGCCTTGCCCCGCTGCGGCATTCCTTGGTGATCAACGCGATTACCAAGGACGAGCAGCTGATCGATGATCTGCTCAACGAGCCGACGGTGGCCAACGTGTACAGCGGCAGGCATCTCACGTCGTACGCGGCGCTGGACGTCCCACACGACGGATTTCTCGCGGACTTCTTGATGCGCACCAAGGGCATCATCCGCGACTGA
- a CDS encoding phenazine antibiotic biosynthesis protein gives MAEIDLSLLDVPRTGPITDPEAYLRAAIAWHFGEDTGSAFWLRTAQTLNFDPLTDVKVFEDLRLFPNLVNELRVAPVEDLIPRGYGTPVPVPKIFESGGTTGAPKRTAQLPDWVEQVTQWQVEDFTAGGFVAGQGLLFLMPSGPHGVGHFSRAVSERLGSVFYPVDLDPRWVKKLAARNATAEVSGYVEHVLEQARFVLQTQNVANLHTSPPLLGAIARDDATVDLVNQKIRYILISGAHVDLDTLDLLREIFPTAEIAMAFGSTMILSQARTRVDGDTFVFDPRSPYVVFWVIDPDTGECVPYGERGQVVMNHISKGMFIPHNLERDTAIRMKGPGNQIGDSVSEVVPVASFEGEPVIEGVY, from the coding sequence ATGGCTGAGATCGACCTCTCGCTGTTGGACGTTCCACGAACCGGGCCCATCACAGATCCCGAGGCCTACCTGCGTGCCGCGATCGCCTGGCATTTCGGCGAGGACACCGGGTCGGCGTTCTGGCTGCGCACCGCGCAGACTCTGAACTTCGACCCGTTGACCGACGTGAAGGTTTTCGAGGACCTTCGGCTGTTTCCGAACCTGGTCAACGAACTGCGCGTTGCACCCGTCGAAGACCTCATCCCGCGCGGCTATGGAACCCCGGTGCCGGTGCCCAAGATCTTCGAATCCGGTGGCACCACCGGCGCACCCAAACGCACGGCGCAACTACCCGATTGGGTTGAGCAGGTCACGCAATGGCAGGTCGAGGACTTCACCGCCGGCGGCTTCGTGGCAGGACAGGGTCTGTTGTTCCTCATGCCCAGTGGCCCGCACGGGGTCGGTCATTTCTCGCGTGCGGTCAGCGAGCGGCTGGGTTCGGTGTTCTATCCGGTGGATCTCGATCCACGGTGGGTCAAGAAACTCGCCGCACGCAACGCCACGGCCGAAGTGTCTGGTTATGTTGAGCACGTTCTGGAGCAGGCGCGGTTCGTGCTGCAGACCCAGAACGTGGCGAATCTGCACACCAGCCCGCCGCTGCTGGGCGCCATCGCCCGCGACGACGCCACGGTGGACCTGGTCAACCAGAAGATCCGCTACATACTGATCAGCGGCGCCCACGTAGACCTGGACACTCTCGATCTGCTCCGTGAGATCTTCCCGACGGCCGAGATCGCGATGGCGTTCGGCAGCACAATGATCTTGTCCCAGGCGAGGACTCGCGTTGACGGGGACACTTTTGTTTTCGATCCGCGGTCACCCTACGTCGTGTTCTGGGTGATTGATCCCGACACGGGGGAGTGTGTGCCCTACGGTGAGCGCGGCCAGGTGGTGATGAATCACATTAGCAAGGGCATGTTCATTCCCCACAACCTCGAACGCGACACCGCGATCCGAATGAAGGGCCCGGGCAATCAGATTGGTGATTCCGTCAGTGAGGTGGTCCCGGTCGCCAGCTTTGAGGGCGAGCCGGTGATCGAGGGCGTTTACTGA
- a CDS encoding DUF4333 domain-containing protein produces MRTSVVVVAAVFLAAGTSGCQATIKPDGAAKSVTDMVSGKTGFTPTDVTCPSGMKAKVGVEFDCRFTGPEGPYTAHMRVTKVDGENVEFAIDSKRG; encoded by the coding sequence ATGCGAACCAGCGTTGTTGTGGTTGCGGCAGTCTTCTTAGCGGCAGGCACGTCCGGATGCCAGGCAACAATCAAGCCCGACGGAGCGGCCAAGTCTGTGACCGACATGGTTTCCGGCAAGACGGGATTCACGCCGACAGATGTGACGTGCCCGTCGGGAATGAAAGCCAAGGTTGGCGTCGAGTTCGATTGCCGATTCACCGGCCCCGAAGGGCCTTACACGGCACATATGCGTGTCACCAAGGTCGATGGCGAGAACGTTGAGTTCGCGATCGACTCCAAGCGCGGGTGA
- a CDS encoding 2-dehydropantoate 2-reductase encodes MRIAVAGAGSIGCYVGGRLQAAGHDLVYIGRAALGESITERGLALSDYLGWSASIPGDKCVFSEDIDAVRAADVVLVTVKSAATAEMAASLADRLRPGAVVVSLQNGIRNPTEISRYVTQHRVITGMVGFNVAQVGPTHFHQGTQGKLSISTGAESLAQALTESGLPTAVREDMSAVQWGKLVVNLNNAVNALSGLPLKAELGQRDYRLVLAAAQREALGLLRRGNQAVVSPLAAPLAFMPWVLRMPDVVFARVARQMVEIDPQARSSMLDDLTRGRPTEIDYINGEVVELAKKLGVSAPVNAALVNLIHQATASGEKWSGPELRREIDDRTAAHVTTIRGK; translated from the coding sequence ATGAGAATCGCTGTCGCGGGAGCCGGAAGCATCGGCTGTTATGTGGGCGGCAGGCTGCAGGCCGCCGGGCATGACTTGGTGTACATCGGCCGCGCCGCCCTAGGCGAGTCGATCACCGAGCGTGGTCTCGCTCTTTCGGACTATCTGGGTTGGTCGGCGTCGATTCCCGGAGACAAATGCGTGTTCTCCGAAGACATCGATGCGGTGCGCGCCGCCGATGTGGTGCTGGTGACAGTGAAATCGGCCGCGACCGCGGAGATGGCGGCGTCGCTGGCCGACAGGCTGCGCCCCGGAGCTGTGGTGGTCAGTCTGCAGAACGGGATACGCAACCCCACCGAGATATCGCGATACGTCACGCAGCACCGCGTGATCACCGGAATGGTCGGCTTCAACGTCGCGCAGGTCGGGCCGACGCACTTTCATCAGGGCACACAGGGAAAGTTGTCGATCTCTACGGGTGCGGAGTCCCTGGCACAGGCACTGACCGAGAGCGGATTGCCTACCGCCGTGCGTGAGGACATGTCGGCGGTGCAGTGGGGAAAGCTCGTGGTCAACCTCAACAATGCGGTCAACGCACTCTCGGGCTTGCCGCTGAAAGCCGAACTGGGACAGCGAGACTACCGTCTGGTGCTGGCCGCCGCGCAACGCGAGGCACTGGGGCTGCTGCGCCGCGGTAACCAGGCAGTGGTCAGTCCTCTTGCGGCGCCGCTCGCGTTCATGCCCTGGGTGCTGCGGATGCCGGACGTCGTGTTCGCCCGGGTGGCCCGGCAGATGGTCGAGATTGACCCTCAGGCGCGCTCGTCCATGCTGGACGACCTCACCCGTGGCAGGCCGACCGAAATCGACTACATCAACGGGGAAGTGGTCGAGCTTGCCAAGAAGCTCGGCGTCAGTGCGCCGGTCAACGCCGCGCTCGTCAACCTGATCCACCAGGCAACCGCATCCGGTGAGAAGTGGTCGGGGCCAGAACTGCGCCGCGAAATCGACGATCGGACAGCGGCGCATGTGACGACCATCCGGGGGAAATAG
- a CDS encoding MBL fold metallo-hydrolase yields MRIHHLNCGTMAPVGKRLMEGAGAPWQRGRLICHCLLVDTGTRLLLVDTGFGLRDIADPVARIGRPLKLLLNPRFAESEAAVRQVQALGYDPADVTDIVLTHHDHDHVGGVDDFPNARLHVHAIEAESIRAQLTLHDKVRYSGQPELMGRREGDRWSEYSIGGDQWFSFRAVRQLHGLPEEIAIIPLPGHSRGHVGVVIDTGGIGRPRWLVHAGDAFMHPDEMLTDPRCPLVFKVFQSLVQADATSRLYNAQQLRELATRDDVEVINSHNPYYWDRARATAQSVEVGAQ; encoded by the coding sequence ATGCGCATTCATCACCTGAACTGTGGCACGATGGCGCCCGTCGGGAAACGGCTCATGGAAGGCGCGGGAGCACCCTGGCAGCGCGGCCGGCTGATTTGCCATTGTCTGCTCGTCGACACCGGAACGCGGCTGCTGCTTGTCGACACCGGATTCGGCCTGCGCGATATCGCCGATCCGGTGGCCAGGATCGGCCGTCCCCTCAAGCTTCTGCTCAACCCTCGGTTCGCCGAATCGGAGGCAGCGGTGCGCCAGGTGCAGGCACTCGGTTATGACCCTGCCGATGTCACCGACATCGTGCTCACCCATCACGACCACGATCACGTCGGCGGAGTCGACGACTTTCCCAATGCGCGTTTGCATGTGCACGCGATCGAAGCAGAATCCATACGCGCGCAGCTGACACTTCACGACAAGGTGCGCTACAGCGGGCAGCCCGAACTCATGGGACGTAGAGAGGGAGACCGCTGGTCCGAGTATTCGATCGGTGGCGATCAGTGGTTCAGCTTCCGCGCCGTGCGGCAACTCCACGGTCTGCCGGAGGAGATCGCGATCATTCCGCTTCCGGGGCATAGCCGCGGTCATGTCGGCGTGGTGATCGACACCGGTGGCATCGGGCGCCCGCGGTGGCTCGTGCACGCGGGTGATGCCTTCATGCACCCCGATGAAATGCTCACAGATCCGCGATGCCCATTGGTGTTCAAGGTGTTTCAGAGCCTGGTGCAGGCCGATGCCACCTCGCGCCTGTACAACGCGCAACAGCTACGTGAGCTGGCCACGCGCGACGATGTGGAGGTCATCAACTCGCACAATCCGTACTATTGGGACCGTGCCCGCGCGACCGCGCAGAGCGTTGAGGTTGGAGCCCAATGA
- a CDS encoding RidA family protein yields MAKAQIETGAAPDPVGAYSQAVRIGDTLQVSGQVGINAQTRSLAGETVYAQTVQTLRNIEAILTAAGADFDDVLMLRVFLHTPEGFAELNKAFEDTISKPYPARTTLFGGLPPGLLVEIDALAKLSGTED; encoded by the coding sequence ATGGCCAAGGCTCAGATTGAAACCGGCGCGGCACCCGATCCCGTCGGCGCCTACTCGCAAGCCGTACGCATTGGTGACACTCTGCAGGTGTCCGGGCAAGTGGGGATCAATGCTCAGACCCGATCCCTGGCCGGAGAGACCGTCTACGCGCAGACCGTCCAGACATTGCGCAACATCGAGGCGATCTTGACTGCGGCTGGAGCCGATTTCGATGACGTGCTGATGCTGCGGGTATTCCTTCACACCCCAGAAGGATTCGCCGAGCTGAACAAGGCGTTCGAGGACACCATCAGCAAGCCCTACCCGGCGCGGACAACCCTTTTCGGTGGGCTCCCGCCCGGGCTGCTGGTGGAGATAGATGCGCTCGCGAAGCTTTCCGGGACAGAGGATTAA
- a CDS encoding dipeptidase produces the protein MSTTVEEARKLNDTALTIDMHTHGLSIVPRWLRTLGAKTIDMQSEPLSQLPKGKVNLAIVTAVGDALLGTAWRLRSPWNGVKAQLELARAEASAAGIAVVETVEQIEAGDTATVMLGVEGADVVGAQPDRLIELHRMGVRVLGLVHYADNALGTIGTSVTGSRGSRAVRAGRYSSGLTALGKEVVAEANRLGMLIDLAHADAATTLAVCDQTSAPVVSSHTGALAVHEFPRYISDEEARAISATGGLIGLWPMGFRGVGMRDLDEFARHASHLAELVGPEHLCIGTDMNGIPRYVPGFDGPTGFPSLIDALLRTGFDASGAAGVLGGNALRVLKETLPGPSGSGPTS, from the coding sequence ATGAGTACCACGGTCGAGGAAGCCAGAAAGCTCAACGACACCGCGCTGACCATCGACATGCACACCCACGGTCTGAGCATTGTGCCGAGATGGCTGCGCACGTTGGGCGCCAAGACGATAGACATGCAGTCCGAACCGTTGTCGCAGCTGCCGAAGGGCAAGGTGAACCTCGCTATCGTCACCGCGGTCGGGGACGCATTGCTGGGTACCGCATGGCGACTGCGCTCACCATGGAATGGCGTGAAGGCTCAGCTGGAGCTGGCCCGGGCCGAGGCCTCCGCGGCGGGTATCGCGGTGGTGGAGACCGTAGAGCAGATCGAAGCAGGAGACACCGCCACAGTCATGCTCGGTGTCGAAGGCGCCGATGTCGTGGGAGCACAACCGGATCGGTTGATCGAGCTTCACCGCATGGGAGTGCGCGTGTTGGGTCTGGTGCACTACGCGGACAACGCCCTCGGAACGATCGGTACGTCGGTGACCGGGAGCAGGGGCAGCCGGGCAGTGCGGGCCGGACGATACTCCTCGGGCCTGACCGCCCTCGGTAAAGAGGTTGTGGCAGAAGCCAACCGGCTGGGCATGCTGATAGATCTTGCGCATGCCGATGCGGCGACCACCTTGGCCGTCTGTGATCAGACTTCCGCCCCGGTGGTCAGTTCGCACACCGGGGCATTGGCGGTCCATGAATTTCCGCGCTACATCAGCGACGAGGAGGCGCGTGCGATATCCGCCACCGGCGGCCTCATCGGATTGTGGCCGATGGGGTTTCGTGGCGTCGGCATGCGCGACCTGGATGAGTTCGCCCGGCACGCCTCGCACCTGGCAGAGCTGGTCGGTCCCGAGCACCTCTGCATTGGCACGGATATGAACGGCATACCCCGGTATGTCCCGGGGTTCGACGGGCCCACTGGATTTCCGTCGCTTATCGACGCACTATTGCGGACCGGCTTCGATGCGTCCGGGGCAGCCGGGGTTCTCGGCGGTAACGCCCTGCGCGTTCTGAAAGAAACCCTTCCCGGTCCGTCCGGGAGCGGACCTACCTCATAA
- a CDS encoding class II aldolase/adducin family protein, whose amino-acid sequence MTSGDVVMDEGLSAYMVGSADAVPASPVPEVTVEQERDRRLRELAAAFRIFGAFGFSEGVAGHITVRDPEFPDTFWVNPFGMNFRHITVSDLIQVDHDGNVITGSRPVNRAAFCIHSEVHKARPDVIAAAHAHSIHGKAFSSLGQPLLPITQDACAFYEDHAVYTDYRGVVSDLEEGRAIGSALGSTKAVILQNHGLLTVGHSVAEAAWWFITMERSCQAQLLAMAAGEPRSIDHDTAVSVYNQIGTPVAGWFQFQPLWDDVIRTAPEALR is encoded by the coding sequence ATGACCTCCGGAGATGTTGTGATGGACGAAGGGTTGTCCGCGTACATGGTCGGTTCCGCCGATGCCGTCCCGGCGAGTCCGGTACCGGAGGTGACGGTCGAGCAGGAGCGTGATCGTCGACTGCGCGAGTTGGCGGCCGCCTTCCGGATCTTCGGGGCGTTCGGCTTCTCCGAAGGGGTGGCGGGGCATATCACCGTCCGCGACCCGGAGTTCCCCGACACGTTTTGGGTGAATCCCTTCGGTATGAACTTCCGGCACATCACGGTGTCCGATCTGATCCAGGTCGATCACGACGGCAACGTGATCACCGGCAGCCGGCCGGTGAACAGGGCGGCGTTCTGCATTCACTCCGAGGTGCACAAGGCCAGGCCCGATGTGATCGCTGCGGCGCACGCGCACTCGATACATGGCAAGGCGTTCTCATCGCTGGGGCAGCCGCTATTGCCCATCACGCAGGATGCATGCGCCTTCTACGAAGACCACGCGGTGTACACCGACTACCGCGGTGTGGTCAGCGACCTCGAGGAAGGCCGGGCGATCGGATCCGCGCTCGGGTCCACCAAGGCGGTGATCTTGCAGAATCACGGGCTGCTTACCGTGGGCCACTCGGTGGCGGAGGCCGCCTGGTGGTTCATCACGATGGAACGCTCCTGCCAGGCGCAGCTGCTCGCCATGGCCGCCGGTGAACCTCGATCGATCGACCATGACACCGCCGTCTCGGTCTACAACCAGATCGGCACCCCGGTCGCCGGATGGTTCCAGTTCCAGCCGCTCTGGGACGACGTGATCAGGACGGCCCCCGAGGCCCTCCGATGA
- a CDS encoding TetR/AcrR family transcriptional regulator — protein sequence MPTGSTRRREQTRTRLMEAALDVFADRGFHGASIENICEKAGFTRGAFYSNFTGKDELFFTLFDASSDQLIAALRAALEECRTSPDPISTFISTIDDKGPAQRRWYLISMEFTLYAIREPSAAVVLAEHDARLRREAAGIINELMTIAKRELVIDAELIARLATALREGVAAQFYVEPELAETRMLERLAFPAMLRAFSQPAGATAGVG from the coding sequence ATGCCGACCGGTTCGACGCGCCGACGCGAACAGACCCGCACCCGCCTGATGGAGGCAGCACTCGATGTGTTCGCCGACCGCGGATTCCACGGCGCAAGCATCGAAAACATCTGCGAAAAGGCAGGATTCACGCGAGGCGCGTTCTACTCGAACTTCACGGGCAAGGACGAACTCTTCTTCACCCTGTTCGATGCCAGCAGCGACCAACTGATCGCCGCGCTGCGGGCAGCGCTGGAAGAATGCCGCACGAGCCCCGACCCCATCAGCACCTTCATCTCCACCATCGACGACAAGGGCCCTGCGCAACGCCGCTGGTATCTCATCAGCATGGAGTTCACGCTGTACGCGATCCGTGAGCCGAGCGCCGCGGTGGTGCTGGCCGAGCACGACGCACGGCTGCGACGCGAGGCCGCCGGCATCATCAACGAACTGATGACGATCGCGAAGCGGGAACTGGTCATCGATGCCGAGCTCATCGCCCGGCTTGCCACTGCCCTGCGTGAAGGCGTGGCCGCACAGTTCTACGTCGAGCCTGAGCTGGCCGAGACACGCATGCTGGAACGCCTGGCCTTCCCCGCCATGCTGCGCGCGTTCTCTCAGCCCGCAGGGGCGACAGCCGGTGTCGGATAG
- a CDS encoding GGDEF domain-containing protein has translation MGAFTGTGGVTSALALGDLTRWWSSPSRYDQMMGYFSTRSMRVALRAAVGGCAGALALIPLAMEFSPMGPRTGVWRWLDILASLLAFFWMLRWWLGPLPKESESVVFSVTSVASVCIACFADSDRGTGMHGLISLSLMAIYICSFHGARLIVLYLLTSLATLTFLAIAIDLQQGWAVAMADSVVTATLLVGVPPIIHFAQLALTSDARAAGIDPLTGLHNRRGFDDQSTILAQAARAERSELSIVMIDIDRFKQINDRFGHGVGDQVIADVGSHIKAISGSAAVVGRVGGEEFCVALLGPASQARAVADQIRAGSESLDGMVTVTVSVGLATSALPSNADPDNLIGQLIADADHAMYSAKRQGGNRLEVWSVAG, from the coding sequence ATGGGTGCGTTCACCGGCACCGGAGGAGTCACGAGCGCGTTGGCTCTCGGTGACCTAACACGGTGGTGGAGCTCGCCGTCACGCTACGACCAGATGATGGGCTACTTCTCGACGCGCTCCATGCGTGTGGCGCTGCGTGCTGCCGTCGGCGGATGCGCCGGCGCACTGGCCCTCATCCCACTGGCGATGGAGTTTTCGCCGATGGGGCCGCGTACTGGTGTATGGCGTTGGCTCGACATTCTGGCGAGCCTGCTCGCGTTTTTCTGGATGCTGCGCTGGTGGTTAGGGCCGCTGCCGAAGGAATCCGAATCTGTGGTGTTTTCGGTTACTTCGGTTGCCTCGGTGTGCATAGCCTGCTTTGCGGACTCCGACAGGGGCACCGGCATGCACGGCCTTATCTCCTTGTCTCTGATGGCGATCTACATATGTTCCTTCCACGGCGCTCGGCTCATCGTTCTGTACTTGCTTACATCTCTGGCCACACTGACCTTCCTCGCGATTGCGATTGATCTGCAGCAGGGTTGGGCCGTGGCCATGGCAGATTCGGTGGTCACCGCGACGCTGCTGGTTGGTGTGCCGCCGATCATCCATTTCGCACAGTTGGCGCTCACCAGCGACGCCAGGGCGGCCGGGATTGACCCGCTCACCGGGCTGCACAACCGGCGAGGATTCGATGATCAGTCGACGATCCTGGCCCAGGCGGCACGCGCTGAGCGGTCCGAGCTGAGCATCGTCATGATCGACATCGACCGGTTCAAACAGATCAACGATCGGTTCGGGCACGGTGTCGGCGATCAGGTGATCGCCGATGTGGGCTCCCACATCAAGGCGATCTCCGGCAGCGCCGCCGTAGTTGGGCGCGTTGGCGGCGAGGAGTTCTGTGTCGCGCTACTCGGGCCCGCCTCGCAGGCGCGAGCGGTCGCCGACCAGATCCGGGCGGGTTCGGAATCGCTGGATGGCATGGTTACGGTCACGGTCAGTGTCGGGCTTGCCACCAGCGCGCTGCCGTCGAATGCCGATCCGGACAACCTCATTGGGCAATTGATCGCCGATGCCGATCACGCGATGTACTCCGCCAAGCGGCAGGGCGGTAACCGGCTTGAGGTCTGGAGCGTCGCCGGATAG